In a single window of the Microbacterium sp. SL75 genome:
- a CDS encoding metallopeptidase family protein yields MDAASFEKLVIDELDQLPDDMVDGLDNVIFVVEDRPEDGSLDLLGLYDGWALTERERYGVGELPDRIIVYREPHLAACDDETQLRDEIHTTLVHEIAHFYGIDDERLHELGWA; encoded by the coding sequence ATGGACGCAGCGTCGTTCGAGAAGCTCGTGATCGATGAGCTGGACCAGCTGCCCGACGACATGGTCGACGGTCTGGACAACGTGATCTTCGTCGTCGAAGACCGCCCGGAGGACGGGTCTCTCGATCTGCTCGGCCTGTACGACGGCTGGGCGCTCACCGAGCGCGAGAGGTACGGGGTCGGCGAACTCCCCGACCGGATCATCGTCTACCGCGAGCCTCACCTCGCCGCGTGCGACGACGAGACCCAGCTGCGCGATGAGATCCACACCACTCTGGTCCACGAGATCGCACACTTCTACGGCATCGACGACGAGCGCCTGCACGAGCTGGGGTGGGCGTGA
- the gatA gene encoding Asp-tRNA(Asn)/Glu-tRNA(Gln) amidotransferase subunit GatA, producing the protein MTDLTRLTAADLAAKLASSEVSSVEATRAHLDRIAAVDGDVHAFLHVSDHALEVAADIDRRRAAGEQLHELAGVPLAVKDVLVTTDMPSTSGSKILEGYMSPYDATVVARSRAAGLVPLGKTNMDEFAMGSSTEFSAYGPTRNPWDLDRIPGGSGGGSAAAVAAFEAPLALGSDTGGSIRQPAHVTGTVGVKPTYGGVSRYGAIALASSLDQVGPVTRTVLDAGLLHDVIGGHDANDSTSLSDAWPSFAAAAREGATGEVLKGLKVGVIRELDDRGFQKGVSDSFRSSLAAMEAQGAEIVDISAPHFEYGVAAYYLILPAEASSNLAKFDSVRFGMRVNPQGAATVENVMALTRDAGFGPEVKRRIILGTYALSAGYYDAYYGSAQKVRTLIQQDFDAAFAQVDVIATPSAPTTAFRLGEKIDDPLQMYLNDVTTIPANLAGVPGISVPSGLAAEDGLPVGIQFLAPAREDARLYRVGAALEALLVDQWGGPLLDKAPSLTNGASL; encoded by the coding sequence GTGACCGACCTCACCCGCCTGACCGCGGCCGACCTGGCCGCCAAGCTCGCCTCGTCCGAGGTGTCGAGCGTCGAGGCCACGCGAGCGCACCTCGACCGCATCGCCGCCGTCGACGGCGACGTGCACGCCTTCCTGCACGTGAGCGATCACGCCCTCGAGGTGGCCGCCGACATCGACCGCCGTCGCGCGGCGGGCGAGCAGCTCCACGAGCTCGCGGGCGTCCCACTCGCCGTCAAGGACGTGCTCGTGACCACTGACATGCCCTCCACGAGCGGGTCGAAGATCCTCGAGGGGTACATGTCGCCGTACGACGCGACCGTCGTCGCGCGCTCGCGCGCCGCCGGTCTCGTACCCCTCGGCAAGACGAACATGGACGAGTTCGCGATGGGCTCGTCCACCGAGTTCTCGGCCTACGGTCCCACCCGCAACCCCTGGGATCTCGACCGCATCCCCGGCGGCTCCGGCGGCGGGTCGGCTGCGGCCGTCGCCGCTTTCGAGGCGCCGCTGGCCCTCGGCTCCGACACCGGCGGCTCGATCCGCCAGCCGGCGCACGTCACGGGCACCGTGGGAGTGAAGCCGACCTACGGCGGCGTGAGCCGTTACGGCGCGATCGCCCTGGCATCCAGCCTCGATCAGGTGGGGCCCGTCACACGCACCGTGCTCGATGCGGGGCTTCTGCACGACGTCATCGGCGGGCACGACGCGAACGATTCGACCTCGCTCTCCGACGCGTGGCCGTCGTTCGCCGCCGCCGCCCGCGAGGGCGCGACCGGAGAGGTCCTCAAGGGCCTCAAGGTCGGCGTCATCCGCGAACTCGACGACCGCGGCTTCCAGAAGGGCGTGTCCGACTCGTTCCGCTCGTCGCTGGCGGCCATGGAGGCGCAGGGCGCCGAGATCGTCGACATCAGCGCCCCGCACTTCGAGTACGGCGTCGCCGCGTATTACCTCATCCTCCCCGCCGAAGCCTCGAGCAACCTCGCGAAGTTCGACTCGGTGCGCTTCGGGATGCGGGTGAACCCGCAGGGGGCAGCCACCGTCGAGAACGTCATGGCGCTCACGCGAGACGCGGGCTTCGGCCCCGAGGTCAAGCGTCGCATCATCCTGGGCACCTACGCCCTGTCCGCGGGCTACTACGACGCCTACTACGGCAGCGCGCAGAAGGTCCGCACGCTCATCCAGCAGGACTTCGACGCCGCTTTCGCGCAGGTCGACGTGATCGCGACGCCGTCGGCACCGACCACGGCCTTCCGACTGGGCGAGAAGATCGACGACCCGCTGCAGATGTACCTGAACGACGTGACGACGATCCCCGCGAACCTCGCGGGAGTCCCCGGCATCTCGGTGCCGAGCGGTCTCGCCGCCGAAGACGGCCTGCCCGTCGGCATCCAGTTCCTCGCCCCCGCTCGCGAGGACGCGCGTCTGTACCGCGTCGGTGCGGCGCTCGAAGCGCTGCTCGTCGACCAATGGGGCGGACCGCTGCTCGACAAAGCCCCTTCCCTCACGAACGGAGCGTCGCTCTGA
- a CDS encoding methyltransferase, whose product MSETATRRIWVAYGPNGVVGKIQKDADGYRVHMAGKDAPLGVYPSMEIAKNAVHSHLKPGSERPEFREH is encoded by the coding sequence ATGTCCGAGACAGCGACACGACGAATCTGGGTGGCCTACGGGCCCAACGGAGTCGTGGGCAAGATCCAGAAGGATGCAGACGGCTATCGCGTCCACATGGCGGGTAAAGACGCCCCGTTGGGGGTGTACCCCTCGATGGAGATCGCGAAGAACGCGGTGCACTCCCACCTGAAGCCCGGGAGCGAGCGGCCGGAGTTCCGCGAGCACTGA
- the gatB gene encoding Asp-tRNA(Asn)/Glu-tRNA(Gln) amidotransferase subunit GatB, translating to MAKDALMDFDEALEMFEPVLGFEVHVELNTATKMFSAAPNPANEANHGAEPNTLVAPVDMGLPGALPVVNAEAIRSSISLGLALGCSIAASSRFARKNYFYPDLGKNYQISQYDEPIAFEGSVEVELEDGTIVTVPIERAHMEEDAGKLTHMGGATGRIQGAEYSLVDYNRAGVPLVEIVTKPIFGAEHAAPALAKAYVATIRDIVRGLGISEAKLERGNLRCDANVSLRPRGQEKLGTRTETKNVNSMRSVERAVRYEIQRQAAILAKGGTITQETRHWHEDTGRTSPGRPKSDADDYRYFPEPDLLPVVPAPELIEELRAALPEPPAARRRRLKAEWGFTDLEFQDVANGGLLDAVADTIAAGAAPASARKWWTGEITRVANAQERDAADLVSPENVAALQKLIDAGTLTDKLARQVLEGVIAGEGTPQEVVDARGLAVVSDDGALIAAIDDALAAQPDVLAKIRDGKVQAAGAVIGAVMKAMKGQADAARVRELVLERAAAQ from the coding sequence ATGGCGAAAGACGCACTCATGGACTTCGACGAGGCGCTCGAGATGTTCGAGCCCGTCCTCGGCTTCGAGGTGCACGTCGAGCTGAACACGGCTACGAAGATGTTCTCGGCCGCACCCAACCCCGCGAACGAGGCCAACCACGGTGCCGAGCCGAACACGCTCGTCGCGCCGGTCGACATGGGTCTTCCCGGAGCCCTTCCCGTGGTGAACGCCGAGGCGATCCGCTCGTCGATCAGCCTGGGCCTGGCGCTGGGGTGCTCTATCGCTGCGTCGAGCCGGTTCGCGCGGAAGAACTACTTCTATCCCGATCTCGGTAAGAACTATCAGATCTCCCAGTACGACGAGCCGATCGCCTTCGAGGGCTCGGTCGAGGTCGAACTCGAAGACGGCACCATCGTGACCGTGCCCATCGAGCGTGCGCACATGGAAGAAGACGCGGGCAAGCTGACCCACATGGGCGGCGCGACCGGTCGCATCCAGGGCGCCGAGTACTCGCTGGTCGACTACAACCGCGCGGGCGTCCCCCTCGTCGAGATCGTCACCAAGCCGATCTTCGGCGCCGAGCACGCCGCTCCCGCTCTGGCGAAGGCGTACGTCGCGACCATCCGCGACATCGTGCGCGGTCTGGGTATCTCCGAGGCCAAGCTCGAGCGCGGGAACCTCCGCTGCGACGCCAACGTCTCGTTGCGCCCCCGCGGCCAGGAGAAGCTGGGCACGCGCACCGAGACGAAGAACGTCAACTCGATGCGTTCGGTGGAGCGTGCGGTGCGCTACGAGATCCAGCGTCAGGCGGCGATCCTCGCCAAGGGCGGCACCATCACGCAAGAGACGCGTCACTGGCACGAGGACACGGGTCGCACCTCGCCGGGTCGTCCGAAGTCGGATGCCGACGACTACCGTTACTTCCCCGAGCCAGACCTGCTGCCGGTCGTGCCCGCTCCCGAGCTGATCGAGGAGCTGCGCGCCGCACTGCCGGAGCCGCCGGCGGCACGTCGTCGCCGGCTCAAGGCCGAGTGGGGCTTCACCGACCTCGAGTTCCAGGACGTCGCCAACGGCGGACTGCTCGACGCGGTGGCCGACACGATCGCCGCGGGTGCTGCGCCGGCTTCTGCCCGCAAGTGGTGGACGGGGGAGATCACCCGCGTCGCCAACGCGCAGGAGCGCGACGCCGCCGATCTCGTATCGCCCGAGAACGTCGCCGCCCTGCAGAAGCTGATCGACGCCGGGACCCTCACCGACAAGCTGGCGCGCCAGGTGCTCGAGGGTGTCATCGCCGGCGAGGGCACCCCGCAGGAGGTCGTCGACGCCCGCGGTCTCGCCGTCGTCTCGGATGACGGAGCGCTCATCGCGGCGATCGACGATGCCCTGGCGGCTCAGCCCGACGTACTCGCGAAGATCCGTGACGGCAAGGTTCAGGCCGCCGGCGCCGTCATCGGCGCGGTCATGAAGGCGATGAAGGGCCAGGCCGACGCCGCGCGCGTGCGCGAGCTCGTCCTGGAGCGCGCCGCCGCGCAGTAG
- a CDS encoding DUF2017 family protein: MNERIVVLEISGLEALHLAGIVGQFRDLLADSRSEADPAIERLLPDAYPDDADASREFRRLTGEDLLERRSQDVATVLHTLGLDGADLDPESDPDAAIAVALGETEALAWMRTLSALRLVMATRLGIQNDDDHDSDDPRFGVYDWIGYRLDGLIGALGRA; this comes from the coding sequence GTGAACGAGCGAATCGTCGTGCTGGAGATCAGCGGACTCGAAGCCCTGCACCTGGCCGGCATCGTCGGACAGTTCCGCGACCTCCTGGCGGACTCCCGCTCCGAAGCCGACCCCGCCATCGAGCGTCTGCTTCCCGACGCCTACCCCGACGACGCCGACGCGAGCCGTGAGTTCCGCCGCCTCACGGGCGAGGACCTCCTGGAGCGCCGATCCCAGGACGTCGCGACGGTGCTGCACACGCTCGGTCTGGACGGGGCCGACCTCGACCCCGAGAGCGACCCGGACGCGGCGATCGCCGTGGCCCTCGGCGAAACGGAGGCGCTCGCCTGGATGCGGACCCTCTCGGCGCTGCGGCTGGTCATGGCGACCCGTCTCGGCATCCAGAACGACGACGACCACGACTCGGATGATCCCCGGTTCGGCGTGTACGACTGGATCGGCTACCGACTGGACGGGCTCATCGGCGCCCTCGGCAGGGCCTGA
- the gatC gene encoding Asp-tRNA(Asn)/Glu-tRNA(Gln) amidotransferase subunit GatC, whose product MSEITPDLVRHLGVLARIQLSDEEVQSLTGQLDAIVDNIAKVSEVATPEVVATSHPIPLENVFRPDVVQQQLTREQVLQNAPDQADGRFRVTAILGEEQ is encoded by the coding sequence GTGTCTGAAATCACTCCTGATCTCGTGCGCCATCTCGGTGTGCTCGCCCGGATCCAGTTGAGCGACGAGGAGGTCCAGAGCCTCACCGGTCAGCTGGATGCCATCGTCGACAACATCGCGAAGGTGTCCGAGGTGGCGACCCCCGAGGTCGTCGCGACGAGCCACCCGATCCCGCTCGAGAACGTCTTCCGCCCCGATGTCGTGCAGCAGCAGCTCACGCGCGAGCAGGTGCTCCAGAACGCTCCCGACCAGGCCGACGGCCGTTTCCGTGTGACCGCGATCCTGGGAGAAGAGCAGTGA
- a CDS encoding YczE/YyaS/YitT family protein: MPSRIARLLVGLVLYGLGCAVTVAAGLGVDPWTVFAQGLSRVTGIGIGWITNIVGVGVLLLWIPLRQKPGVGTVANILLVGTSLQLALGFLPHPDAFWLQALMLVAGVVLVAVASGLYIGAHFGPGPRDGLMTGMNLRFGWPIWACRLGVEGSVLTLGWLLGGTVGIGTVVFALGIGPLVHLALPLFATPKPVSRPRAVANA, from the coding sequence ATGCCTTCTCGGATCGCCCGCCTCCTCGTCGGACTCGTGTTGTACGGCCTCGGCTGTGCCGTCACCGTCGCCGCCGGCCTGGGCGTCGACCCCTGGACCGTGTTCGCGCAGGGCCTCTCCCGCGTCACCGGGATCGGGATCGGCTGGATCACGAACATCGTCGGAGTGGGCGTCCTGCTCCTGTGGATCCCGCTGCGTCAGAAGCCGGGTGTCGGAACCGTGGCCAACATCCTGCTGGTGGGCACGAGCCTTCAGCTGGCACTGGGGTTCCTCCCCCACCCCGACGCATTCTGGCTCCAGGCGCTCATGCTGGTCGCCGGGGTCGTGCTGGTGGCCGTGGCATCCGGGCTCTACATCGGAGCCCACTTCGGACCCGGCCCCAGAGACGGGCTCATGACGGGCATGAACCTGCGCTTCGGCTGGCCCATCTGGGCCTGCCGGCTCGGGGTCGAGGGATCCGTGCTGACTCTGGGGTGGCTCCTCGGCGGCACCGTGGGAATCGGTACCGTCGTGTTCGCCCTGGGCATCGGACCGCTGGTCCACCTCGCTCTGCCCCTGTTCGCCACGCCGAAGCCCGTGAGTCGTCCGCGCGCCGTGGCGAACGCCTGA
- the orn gene encoding oligoribonuclease, translating to MVNASENDRLVWIDCEMTGLDLGVDELVEIAVVITDFELNVLDPGFQIVIKPDDSALANMGEFVTEMHRSSGLLDEIPNGVSLADAEFQTLEYIQRFAPVEGKAPLAGNTIGTDRMFLAKYMPRVDRWLHYRNVDVSSIKELSRRWYPRAYFQAPAKNGGHRALADIRESIRELAYYRAAVFVPQPGPTSEEAKAVSATAVSSFALDV from the coding sequence ATGGTAAACGCCTCCGAGAACGACCGGCTCGTCTGGATCGACTGCGAGATGACGGGCCTCGACCTCGGCGTCGACGAGCTGGTCGAGATCGCGGTCGTCATCACCGATTTCGAGCTGAACGTGCTCGACCCGGGCTTCCAGATCGTCATCAAGCCCGACGACTCCGCTCTCGCCAACATGGGCGAGTTCGTCACCGAGATGCACCGCTCCTCCGGGCTTCTCGACGAGATCCCGAACGGTGTGAGCCTGGCGGATGCCGAGTTCCAGACCCTCGAGTACATCCAGCGCTTCGCACCGGTCGAGGGCAAAGCCCCCCTCGCGGGCAACACGATCGGCACGGATCGCATGTTCTTGGCGAAGTACATGCCGCGGGTCGATCGCTGGCTGCACTACCGCAATGTCGATGTGTCCAGCATCAAGGAGTTGTCGCGCCGCTGGTACCCGCGCGCCTACTTCCAGGCCCCGGCGAAGAACGGCGGGCACCGCGCGCTGGCCGACATTCGCGAATCGATCCGCGAACTCGCCTACTACCGTGCAGCGGTCTTCGTGCCGCAGCCCGGTCCGACGAGCGAAGAGGCCAAGGCCGTCTCGGCCACGGCCGTGTCGTCGTTCGCGCTGGACGTATGA
- the clpS gene encoding ATP-dependent Clp protease adapter ClpS has translation MAGLATPDLDVDLDTSLAAAPPASWQTVVWNDPVNLMSYVTHIFRTYFGFDAPTANRLMLAVHHDGHAVVARGPREVMEAHVQAMHDFGLWATLRKDPA, from the coding sequence ATGGCGGGCCTGGCCACTCCCGATCTCGACGTCGATCTCGACACGAGCCTCGCTGCCGCACCGCCGGCGTCGTGGCAGACGGTCGTGTGGAACGACCCCGTCAACCTCATGAGCTACGTCACGCACATCTTCCGCACGTACTTCGGGTTCGACGCCCCCACCGCGAACAGACTCATGCTCGCGGTTCACCACGACGGTCACGCGGTCGTGGCTCGCGGTCCCCGCGAGGTGATGGAAGCGCACGTGCAGGCGATGCACGACTTCGGCCTGTGGGCCACGCTCAGGAAGGACCCCGCGTGA
- the ligA gene encoding NAD-dependent DNA ligase LigA: MTEHDQLPDLTLDEARAEAGELTQRIVGARDAYYGRDAEVVDDATYDGWMHRLEALERLHPELQGQDSPTLSVGAAEATDLATIEHAERMLSLDNVFSPDELRDWAVKTEAAAGRKVHWLSELKIDGLAISLRYENGVLTSAATRGDGRVGEIVTENALRLADIPRELSGEGHPAIVEVRGEVFIPVASFEDLNRRQGELRERALAEARERAAGRRGGRAFDEEKAEIAAARRFPAFANPRNAASGGLRQQIDKKSGLELEAGLARIASLKLYVHGIGAWQNPPVAAQSEIYDLLASWGLPTSPYSRVESSIDGVLAFVAHHGEHRHDVEHEIDGVVVKVDELALHDELGATSRAPRWAIAYKYPPEQVNTKLLDIVVSVGRTGRATPFAVMEPAKVAGSVVRQATLHNQDVVKVKGVLIGDTVVLRKAGDVIPEVLGPVVELRDGSERAFVMPADCPECGTPLRPAKEGDIDLRCPNARSCPAQVRGRVEHIGSRGALDVEALGEVTAAALTQPEVPDQPPLDTEAGLFDLTVDELVPIEVIVRDSETGERKVDPDTGELVRRLPFQKLSPATYPPGTEDLDPAERRRRGIRKDYREVRPSEQATKLIAELDKAKTKDLWRLLVSLNIRHVGPVAARALAQWFGSLDAIRAASREELAAVEGVGGIIADAVIDWFEVDWHREIVERWAAAGVRFSIPGHPGPGAAEAAGGVLSGVTVVATGSLEGYTREGAQEAILLAGGKAASSVSKKTDFVAAGPGAGSKLAKAEELGVRILDAAQFRILVEQGPAALDGATDGVEAGSSEPDEPDERAASAG; the protein is encoded by the coding sequence CGCTCGAACGCCTTCACCCCGAGCTGCAGGGGCAGGACAGCCCCACTCTGTCGGTGGGCGCGGCCGAGGCCACCGATCTCGCGACGATCGAGCACGCCGAGCGCATGCTCAGCCTCGACAACGTCTTCTCTCCCGACGAGCTTCGCGACTGGGCCGTCAAGACCGAGGCCGCCGCGGGCCGAAAGGTGCACTGGCTGAGCGAGTTGAAGATCGACGGGCTCGCGATCAGCCTGCGTTACGAGAACGGGGTGCTCACCTCGGCCGCGACGCGCGGCGACGGGCGGGTGGGCGAGATCGTGACCGAGAACGCGCTGCGTCTGGCCGACATCCCGCGTGAGCTCTCGGGTGAGGGCCACCCCGCGATCGTCGAGGTGCGAGGCGAGGTCTTCATCCCCGTCGCGTCCTTCGAGGACCTCAATCGCCGGCAGGGCGAGCTCCGGGAGCGCGCGCTGGCCGAGGCGCGCGAGCGTGCGGCCGGTCGTCGCGGTGGACGCGCGTTCGACGAAGAGAAGGCCGAGATCGCCGCGGCGCGGCGGTTCCCCGCCTTCGCGAACCCTCGCAATGCGGCCAGCGGCGGTCTGCGTCAGCAGATCGACAAGAAGAGCGGCCTCGAGCTCGAGGCGGGGCTTGCGCGGATCGCCTCGCTCAAGCTTTACGTGCACGGCATCGGAGCCTGGCAGAACCCGCCCGTCGCAGCGCAGAGCGAGATCTACGACCTGCTGGCTTCCTGGGGCCTGCCCACCTCGCCGTACAGTCGCGTCGAGTCGTCGATCGACGGGGTACTCGCCTTCGTGGCGCACCACGGCGAGCACCGACACGACGTCGAGCACGAGATCGACGGAGTGGTCGTCAAGGTCGACGAGCTCGCGCTGCACGACGAGCTCGGGGCCACCAGCCGCGCACCGCGCTGGGCGATCGCCTACAAGTACCCGCCCGAGCAGGTGAACACGAAGCTCCTCGACATCGTCGTCTCGGTCGGACGCACCGGTCGTGCGACGCCCTTCGCGGTCATGGAACCCGCCAAGGTCGCCGGCAGCGTCGTCCGCCAGGCCACCCTGCACAACCAGGACGTGGTGAAGGTCAAGGGCGTGCTCATCGGCGACACGGTCGTGCTGCGCAAGGCCGGCGACGTCATCCCCGAGGTTCTGGGGCCCGTGGTCGAGCTGCGCGACGGCAGCGAACGCGCATTCGTCATGCCCGCGGACTGCCCCGAGTGCGGCACCCCCTTGCGACCGGCGAAAGAGGGCGACATCGACCTGCGGTGCCCGAACGCTCGTTCCTGCCCCGCCCAGGTGCGTGGACGTGTCGAACACATCGGCTCGCGCGGAGCGCTCGACGTCGAAGCTCTCGGCGAGGTCACCGCGGCAGCGCTGACCCAACCCGAGGTCCCCGACCAGCCACCGCTCGACACCGAGGCGGGGCTGTTCGATCTGACCGTCGACGAGCTCGTGCCCATCGAGGTGATCGTGCGCGACTCCGAAACGGGCGAGCGCAAGGTCGACCCCGACACCGGCGAGCTCGTGCGTCGCCTGCCGTTCCAGAAGCTCTCGCCCGCGACGTACCCCCCGGGCACCGAAGACCTCGATCCTGCGGAGCGCCGTCGGCGCGGCATCCGCAAGGACTATCGCGAGGTCCGCCCCTCCGAGCAGGCGACGAAGCTGATCGCCGAGCTCGACAAGGCCAAGACCAAGGACCTCTGGCGACTGCTCGTCTCGCTGAACATCCGTCACGTCGGTCCCGTCGCGGCCCGCGCTCTGGCCCAGTGGTTCGGGTCCCTCGATGCCATCCGCGCGGCGTCGCGCGAAGAACTCGCCGCCGTCGAGGGCGTGGGGGGGATCATCGCGGACGCCGTGATCGATTGGTTCGAGGTCGACTGGCACCGCGAGATCGTCGAACGGTGGGCCGCGGCCGGGGTGCGCTTCTCGATCCCGGGTCACCCCGGGCCGGGGGCCGCGGAGGCCGCGGGCGGAGTGCTCTCGGGCGTGACCGTCGTGGCCACGGGCTCGCTCGAGGGTTATACCCGCGAGGGCGCGCAAGAGGCGATCCTGTTGGCGGGCGGAAAGGCCGCATCGAGCGTGTCGAAGAAGACCGACTTCGTCGCCGCGGGGCCGGGCGCCGGGTCGAAGCTCGCGAAGGCCGAAGAGCTGGGCGTGCGGATCCTCGATGCCGCGCAGTTCCGCATCCTCGTCGAGCAGGGACCCGCGGCCCTGGACGGCGCGACAGACGGGGTCGAGGCGGGCAGCTCCGAGCCCGACGAGCCAGACGAGCGCGCCGCGTCCGCAGGCTGA
- the dinB gene encoding DNA polymerase IV — protein sequence MGRGDGTGRIVSRPDADDTGAGILHVDMDAFFASVAVLDDPSLAGKPLIIGGSEGRGVVSSASYEARRYGVKSAMPVAIALRLCPTAIVVNPPYHRYTEMSRQVMGIFHDVTPLVEPLSIDEAFLDVRGARRLWGSPGTIARDLRARVKAETGLTCSIGVAATKHVAKMASTISKPDGLLVVAAADTEAFLRPRSVRALWGVGPKAAEALESRGIRLVSDVLDTPRHALDQVLGAAMGERIWHLSRGIDAREVHTGRTEKSIGHEETFHTDISDTRLLHVELRRLADRVGARLRGQQYEASTISIKVRFSDFTTLSRSRTLKEPTSVGQRIGDAAIELFDGLERRQAVRLVGVRGEKLKPAVMAATLWDDDAEWRRVEGALDGATARFGRGAVTRGSLLGPSRGGGALPTNARPSYDH from the coding sequence ATGGGACGAGGTGATGGGACGGGACGCATCGTCTCGCGCCCCGACGCCGACGACACGGGTGCGGGTATTCTGCACGTCGACATGGACGCGTTCTTCGCTTCCGTCGCGGTCCTCGACGATCCGTCGCTCGCGGGGAAGCCGCTGATCATCGGCGGCTCCGAGGGGCGCGGTGTCGTCTCGAGCGCCTCGTACGAAGCGCGCCGATACGGCGTCAAGTCGGCGATGCCGGTGGCCATCGCGCTGCGACTGTGCCCGACGGCGATCGTCGTGAATCCGCCGTATCACCGGTACACAGAGATGTCGCGACAGGTCATGGGGATCTTCCACGACGTTACGCCGCTGGTCGAGCCGCTCTCGATCGACGAGGCCTTTCTCGACGTCCGCGGCGCGAGACGACTCTGGGGGAGTCCCGGCACGATCGCCCGCGACCTTCGCGCGCGGGTGAAGGCCGAGACGGGGCTCACCTGCAGTATCGGTGTCGCCGCGACCAAACACGTCGCCAAGATGGCCTCGACGATCTCGAAGCCCGACGGACTGCTGGTCGTCGCGGCCGCCGACACCGAGGCGTTCCTTCGCCCTCGGTCGGTGCGGGCGCTGTGGGGCGTCGGGCCGAAGGCCGCCGAAGCACTCGAATCGCGCGGCATCCGTCTTGTCTCCGACGTCCTCGACACCCCGCGGCACGCGCTCGACCAGGTCCTCGGTGCGGCGATGGGGGAGCGGATCTGGCACCTCTCGCGCGGGATCGACGCTCGCGAGGTGCACACGGGCCGCACCGAGAAGAGCATCGGGCACGAAGAGACGTTCCACACCGACATCTCCGACACGCGCCTGTTGCACGTCGAGCTGCGACGGCTGGCCGATCGGGTCGGGGCGCGTCTTCGCGGGCAGCAGTATGAGGCGTCGACGATCTCGATCAAGGTGCGCTTCTCGGACTTCACGACCCTCAGCCGTTCGCGCACGCTGAAGGAGCCGACATCGGTCGGCCAGCGCATCGGCGACGCGGCGATCGAGCTCTTCGACGGGCTCGAGCGCCGGCAGGCCGTGCGCCTCGTCGGAGTCCGTGGAGAGAAGCTGAAGCCCGCGGTGATGGCCGCAACCCTGTGGGATGACGACGCCGAGTGGCGCCGCGTCGAAGGCGCCCTCGACGGTGCCACGGCGCGCTTCGGTCGGGGGGCGGTGACACGGGGATCGCTTCTGGGGCCGTCGCGCGGAGGGGGAGCGCTGCCGACGAATGCCCGCCCGTCGTACGATCACTGA